In the Podospora bellae-mahoneyi strain CBS 112042 chromosome 4, whole genome shotgun sequence genome, one interval contains:
- a CDS encoding hypothetical protein (EggNog:ENOG503P5Y9; COG:F): protein MTYIQPADHKGYMQLALEQAKKSPPKPTNYRVGAVIVDTASNEILATGYTLELPGNTHAEQCCLLKLAEKHGVSEENLGDVLPTNLALYTTVEPCSKRLSGNLPCVERVKRLAGCIKTVHVGILEPETFVAENTGKKSLQDAGIQVVAVEGFEKDILEVATAGHIKS from the coding sequence ATGACCTACATCCAGCCCGCTGACCACAAAGGCTACATGCAGCTCGCGCTGGAGCAAGCCAAgaaatcaccaccaaaacccacAAACTACCGGGTTGGTGCTGTCATCGTGGATACAGCCTCCAACGAGATCCTCGCAACTGGTTACACCTTGGAGCTTCCGGGTAACACCCATGCCGAACAGTGCTGTCTCTTGAAACTGGCCGAGAAACATGGTGTCTCTGAAGAGAATTTGGGAGATGTCTTGCCGACAAACCTGGCCTTGTACACCACAGTCGAGCCATGCTCCAAGCGGCTGAGCGGAAACCTCCCCTGTGTGGAAAGAGTCAAGAGGCTGGCGGGTTGTATCAAGACAGTCCATGTCGGTATTTTGGAGCCCGAGACCTTTGTCGCCGAGAACACGGGCAAGAAGAGTCTCCAAGATGCAGGCATTCAagttgttgccgttgaggGCTTCGAGAAGGATATCCTCGAGGTTGCCACGGCCGGACATATCAAAAGCTGA
- a CDS encoding hypothetical protein (EggNog:ENOG503P8AF), which produces MKASWHTQTLLWAATTTALVARDPEPYHYQPCTGDYCYDVSSLEPRFFPELESERLRISYGPFTTPPSHENNGHFKTYFRTNPPCYDCYLTAIKATLQYPNGTTANTNTSLWLHHVAIMNLVQSSTTCPDGAEIVFASGNERTEAKISLDGTVSAGYYINPHDLLFLLPELMNTAHITQEAVIAVDYEFVPLSDLSVEAGMKKVTPVWLDVDGTCSPDAGAVTVPRGVGERFSLEMEPAWRSDISGDIVYVVGHVHDGGTGLEVRRNGGVVCDGRAKYGETEGYISDEGHSGGYGYRDDGRVDRRQWRALGKGKSRGKKKGKDKGTVPDYDDGDEELSTPPRQGLHISSISTCTLPGRIEKGDEWTVEANYDFTKHAPMVHGGGLAPVMGISLMYVVEDGQ; this is translated from the exons ATGAAGGCATCGTGGCATACGCAAACACTACTATGGGcggcaaccaccacagccctgGTAGCCCGTGATCCTGAGCCATATCATTATCAACCATGCA CTGGGGATTACTGCTACGACGTCTCTTCTCTCGAACCACGATTCTTCCCTGAGCTGGAGTCTGAACGCCTCCGAATCTCCTACggccccttcaccacccccccatctcaCGAGAACAACGGCCATTTCAAAACCTACTTccgcaccaaccccccatgCTACGACTGCTACCTCACCGCCATCAAAGCCACCCTCCAGTACCCCAACGGCACAACTGCCAACACAAACACCTCCCTCTGGCTGCACCACGTAGCAATCATGAACCTAGTccagtcctccaccacctgcccagACGGAGCAGAAATCGTATTCGCGAGCGGGAATGAGAGGACCGAGGCAAAGATCTCGCTTGATGGGACGGTATCCGCGGGGTATtacatcaacccccacgaTCTGTTGTTCCTCTTGCCTGAACTGATGAACACAGCCCACATCACACAGGAAGCGGTCATTGCGGTTGATTATGAGTTTGTTCCTCTGTCCGATCTGTctgttgaggctgggatgaagaaggtCACGCCGGTATGGCTGGATGTAGACGGGACTTGCTCGCCTGATGCGGGAGCTGTCACGGTGCCGAGGGGGGTAGGGGAGAGGTTTAGTCTGGAGATGGAGCCGGCTTGGAGGAGTGATATAAGTGGGGATATTGTGTATGTCGTAGGGCATGTCCACGATGGGGGgacggggttggaggtgaggaggaatgggggggttgtttgtgaTGGGAGGGCGAAGTATGGGGAGACGGAGGGGTATATCTCTGACGAAGGTCATTCAGGAGGCTACGGGTATAGAGATGATGGTCGTGTTGATAGAAGGCAGTGGAGAGCTCtagggaaagggaagagcagggggaagaaaaagggaaaagacaAGGGGACAGTGCCTGattatgatgatggtgacgaggagCTTTCCACTCCTCCGAGACAGGGTCTTCACATCTCCAGTATCAGCACTTGCACCCTCCCAGGCCGGATCGAGAAGGGAGACGAGTGGACTGTCGAGGCGAACTATGACTTTACGAAGCACGCGCCGATGGTACacgggggagggttggcgccggtgatggggatAAGTCTGATGTATGTTGTAGAAGATGGGCAGTGA
- a CDS encoding hypothetical protein (COG:U; EggNog:ENOG503P570), with protein sequence MSQNTFHQFIKFSTDAYGLERTLRFLQSLTQLLISYPSLPLALLPFLGFPAEKIPRTLSPRKKLTLTELKSRLSLGRRYFRLFRFLESFSQAFDKYIEASAKSKAEGKPPSSGAEKAKAGLAVGLLLGGVGIEKWLEILSKSFNGVYYCAETATFVDELKVDGLGVWGRELARKVMKEGNRMWFFALILAVLAGGWKVGRLGAEIAQTRREVRHLEKEVRRERGAAGPTLVKPPPPQTSSRSKGGHGGWEEQQQQWREQETRLERVRVGEEKLEELRTKLDKLLDTRYKAGRRAVADALDMAVPGKAVGWVPFSTGVVSALMLASTWLTGLEVWEKCGESVAKSEAKGEAKAKPKSE encoded by the coding sequence ATGTCACAAAACACCTTCCACCAATTCATCAAATTCTCCACCGACGCCTACGGCCTAGAACGCaccctccgcttcctccaatccctcaccCAGCTTTTAATTTCttacccctccctccccctggccctcctccccttcctcggcttCCCCGCCGAGAAAATCCCCcgcaccctctcccctcgaAAGaaactcaccctcaccgAACTCAAATCCCGGCTCTCCCTGGGGCGGCGCTACTTCCGCCTCTTCCGCTTCCTAGAGTCCTTCTCCCAAGCCTTTGATAAATACATCGAGGCCTCGGCAAAGTCGAAAGCGGAAGGGAAGCCACCATCCTCGGGCGCAGAAAAGGCCAAAGCCGGGCTGGCAGTCGGCCTCCTCCTAGGCGGCGTCGGCATCGAGAAATGGCTAGAGATACTGAGCAAATCCTTCAACGGGGTCTATTACTGTGCTGAGACGGCCACGTTCGTTGACGAGCTCAAGGTCGACGGGCTGGGGGTCTGGGGCAGGGAGCTTGCAAGGAAGGTGATGAAGGAAGGGAACAGGATGTGGTTTTTTGCGTTGATTCTGGCTGTTCTCGCCGGGGGTTGGAAGGTCGGCAGGTTGGGGGCCGAGATTGCGcagacgaggagggaggtgaggcatcttgagaaggaggtgaggagggaaagaGGTGCCGCAGGGCCAACGCTGGTGaagccccctcctccccagacgAGTAGCAGGTCGAAGGGGGGGCacggggggtgggaggagcagcagcagcagtggagggagcaggagacGAGGTTGGAGcgggtgagggttggggaggaaaaGTTGGAGGAGTTACGGACAAAGTTGGACAAGTTGTTGGACACGAGGTATAAGGCGGGGAGGCGGGCGGTGGCGGATGCGTTGGATATGGCTGTGCCGGGGAAGGCGGTGGGGTGGGTGCCGTTTTcgacgggggtggtgtcggcgttgatgttggcgagtACGTGGTTgacggggttggaggtttgggagAAGTGCGGGGAGAGTGTTGCCAAGTCGGAGGCGAAGGGGGAGGCGAAGGCTAAGCCCaagagtgagtga
- the NDH51 gene encoding NADH dehydrogenase [ubiquinone] flavoprotein 1, mitochondrial (COG:C; EggNog:ENOG503NU1K), with product MLSRTAAPTKASAKTLTNAVAAATTQQQCRSFATVQDGAAPSRTYGGLRDQDRIFQNLYGRFPPDLKSAKKMGDWHKTKEILLKGHDWIIGEIKASGLRGRGGAGFPSGLKWSFMNFKDWDKDNKPRYLVVNADEGEPGTCKDREIMRKDPHKLVEGCLVAGRAMNASAAYIYIRGEFIHEAAVLQNAINEAYADGLIGKNACGSGYDFDVYVHRGGGAYVCGEETSLIESLEGKPGKPRLKPPFPAAVGLFGCPSTVANVETVAVAPTICRRGGSWFAGFGRERNQGTKLFCISGHVNNPCTVEEEMSIPLRELIDKHCGGVRGGWDNLLAVIPGGSSTPILPKHVCDDQLMDFDALKDSQSGLGTAAVIVMDKSTDVVRAISRLSHFYRHESCGQCTPCREGSKWTEQIMQRFEKGQGREREIDMLQELTKQVEGHTICALGEAFAWPIQGLIRHFRPELEARMQKFAQENGGEALAGGWKRDSREKGVLVSPGM from the exons ATGTTGTCCCGCACTGCTGCGCCCACCAAGGCGTCGGCCAAGACCCTTACAAACGCTGTCGCGGCCGCCACGACGCAACAACAATGCCGTTCGTTCGCTACCGTCCAGGACGGCGCTGCCCCTAGCCGTACCTATGGTGGCCTTCGCGACCAGGACCGCATCTTCCAGAACCTCTACGGCCGCTTCCCCCCCGACCTCAAGAGCGCCAAGAAGATGGGCGACTGGcacaagaccaaggagaTCCTCCTCAAGGGCCACGACTGGATCATTGGCGAGATCAAGGCCTCCGGCCTCCGCGgacgtggtggtgctggtttCCCCTCGGGTCTGAAATGG TCGTTCATGAACTTCAAGGACTgggacaaggacaacaaaCCGAGATACCTGGTTGTCAACGCCGATGAGGGTGAGCCGGGAACCTGCAAGGATCGCGAGATTATGCGCAAGGACCCCCacaagctggtggagggCTGCTTGGTCGCTGGCCGTGCCATGAACGCTTCGGCTGCTTACATCTACATTCGTGGAGAGTTTATCCACGAGGCTGCCGTTCTCCAAAACGCCATCAACGAGGCTTATGCCGACGGTCTTATTGGCAAGAACGCCTGCGGTTCCGGTTATGACTTTGATGTCTACGTTCACCGTGGTGGCGGTGCCTACGTCTGCGGTGAGGAGACCAGCTTGATCGAGTCTCTTGAGGGCAAGCCTGGCAAGCCCCGCTTGAAGCCTCCTTTCCCTGCCGCTGTCGGTCTTTTCGGTTGCCCTTCCACTGTTGCCAACGTCGAgactgttgctgttgccccTACCATCTGCCGTCGCGGTGGCAGCTGGTTCGCCGGCTTCGGCCGTGAGCGCAACCAGGGCACCAAGCTCTTCTGCATCAGCGGTCACGTCAACAACCCCTGCAcagtcgaggaggagatgagcATTCCTCTCCGGGAGCTTATTGACAAGCACTGCGGCGGTGTCCGTGGCGGCTGGGACAACCTCCTGGCTGTCATCCCCGGTGGTTCTTCCACCCCTATCCTGCCTAAGCACGTCTGCGACGACCAGCTCATGGATTTCGATGCCCTGAAGGACAGCCAGTCCGGTCTCGGCACCGCTGCTGTCATCGTCATGGACAAGAGCACCGATGTTGTCCGCGCCATCTCCCGTCTCAGCCACTTCTACCGCCACGAGTCTTGCGGCCAGTGCACCCCTTGCCGTGAAGGCAGCAAGTGGACCGAGCAGATCATGCAAAGATTCGAGAAGGGCCAGGGTCGCGAGCGTGAGATTGACATGTTGCAGGAGCTGACCAAGCAGGTGGAGGGTCACACCATTTGCG CTTTGGGTGAGGCTTTTGCCTGGCCTATCCAGGGTCTTATCCGCCACTTCAGGCCAGAGCTTGAGGCGCGCATGCAAAAGTTTGCTCAGGAGAACGGTGGCGAGGCGCTTGCTGGTGGGTGGAAGCGTGACTCTAGGGAGAAGGGTGTGCTTGTCTCTCCTGGTATGTAA
- a CDS encoding hypothetical protein (EggNog:ENOG503P086; COG:O), which produces MPRPKRPVLPSDSESDDERVDDLTTDEPPTIDPYEVLSLERNATLDQIKSAYRKSALKHHPDKATPENQSSAKEKFHKVAFAYAILSDPVRRKRYDETGSTSEAVVDSEGFSWTEFYAAQYQDAISEEAIEAFREKYKGSEEEKEDLLAAYEDFEGDMDGVYESVMLSDVIEDDERFRKIIDEAIEQGKVEAYKNYTRETKKSRQQRQKNAKKEEKEADELAKELGVYDKLRGTGKGKKGGKKEDDQAGLAALIQRNQKNRMNMFDQLAEKYGAKPEKKGKKRVVEEPDVDEEAFQKLQADMMKKAKKRKA; this is translated from the coding sequence ATGCCCCGCCCAAAACGCCCAGTCCTCCCCTCCGACTCCGAGTCCGACGACGAGAGAGTTGAcgacctcaccaccgacgaGCCCCCAACCATTGACCCCTATGAAGTCCTCTCCCTCGAGCGCAATGCCACCCTCGATCAAATAAAGTCTGCCTATCGAAAATCAGCCCTCAAGCACCACCCAGACAAAGCCACTCCCGAGAATCAATCCTCTGCCAAGGAAAAGTTCCACAAAGTCGCCTTCGCCtacgccatcctctccgacCCCGTCCGTCGGAAGCGCTATGATGAAACCGGCTCGACCTCTGAAGCAGTCGTAGACTCGGAAGGCTTCAGCTGGACAGAGTTCTACGCCGCACAATACCAAGATGCCATCTCCGAAGAGGCCATCGAGGCGTTCCGCGAGAAATACAAGGGGAgcgaagaggagaaggaggatttACTAGCGGCATACGAGGATTTTGAGGGTGATATGGACGGGGTGTATGAGAGTGTGATGCTGAGCGATGTTatcgaggatgatgagaggtTCAGGAAGATAATTGACGAGGCGATCGAACaagggaaggtggaggcTTATAAGAACTATACCAGGGAGACGAAAAAGTCACGACAGCAAAGGCAGAAGAATGcgaagaaggaagaaaaggaggcgGATGAACTGGCGAAGGAATTGGGCGTGTATGATAAACTGAGGGGGAccgggaaggggaagaagggcgggaagaaggaggatgatcAGGCAGGGCTGGCAGCGCTGATTCAGAGGAATCAGAAAAATAGGATGAACATGTTTGATCAGTTGGCGGAGAAGTATGGGGCGAAGCCAGAgaagaaagggaagaagagggtggtggaggagccggaTGTCGATGAGGAGGCGTTTCAGAAGCTGCAGGCGGATatgatgaagaaggccaagaagaggaaggcttAG
- a CDS encoding hypothetical protein (EggNog:ENOG503NW2F), which yields MVPLSSPIWYILENYIYALPPPPPRIRTKPLEVICVGLPRSGTESLQHALLTLGYDHTYHGWDIIYEEPNYAQEWVKLCRKKWFGPPSGRTTFTPLDFDPLIGHSTALTDAAASVFAAELIQAYPSAKVILNHRPDEDAWHNSISTTIARGESLWHLWLMSWTSGPCFWSWHVYLRFMWPGLFRCLDGNVERGVKGNGRWVAREHYAMVRGLVPKERLLEWSVEDGWGRLCEFLEKEVPKEEFPHVNAAKGWVGHERRLARRYILGALRNVGVGVGVVVGLWYLCKEILGLRVMMAV from the coding sequence ATGGTACCCCTAAGCAGCCCAATCTGGTACATCCTCGAAAACTACATCtacgccctcccccctcccccccctcgcATCCGCACAAAACCCCTAGAAGTAATCTGCGTCGGCCTCCCCAGAAGCGGCACCGAATCCCTCCAGcacgccctcctcaccctcggctACGACCACACCTACCACGGCTGGGACATCATCTACGAAGAACCGAACTACGCCCAAGAATGGGTCAAGCTCTGCCGCAAGAAATGGTTCGGCCCCCCTTCCGGCCGCAcaaccttcacccccctcgaCTTTGACCCCCTCATCGGCCActccaccgccctcaccgatgccgccgcctccgtctTCGCCGCCGAGCTCATCCAAGCCTACCCCTCCGCAAAAGTaatcctcaaccaccgcccGGACGAAGACGCCTGGCACAACagcatctccaccaccatcgcccgCGGCGAGTCCCTCTGGCACCTCTGGCTCATGTCCTGGACTTCGGGACCCTGTTTCTGGAGCTGGCACGTCTATCTCCGTTTCATGTGGCCCGGTTTGTTTAGGTGTTTGGACGGGAATGTGGAAAGGGGTGTCAAAGGAaatgggaggtgggtggcTAGGGAACATTACGCCATGGTTCGAGGGTTGGTACCCAAGGAGAGGCTGCTGGAGTGGAGCGTGGAGGATGGGTGGGGGCGGCTTTGCGAGTTTTTGGAAAAGGAGGTTCCGAAGGAGGAGTTTCCTCATGTTAATGCTGCCaaggggtgggttgggcatgagaggaggttggcgaggaggtatATATTGGGGGCGTTGAGGAatgttggggtgggggtgggggttgtggttgggttgtggtATCTTTGCAAAGAAATattggggttgagggtgatgatggctgttTGA
- the ACF2 gene encoding endo-1,3-beta glucanase (EggNog:ENOG503NTYF; COG:G; CAZy:GH81), which produces MANSGSASPELEFYPQFCFHLSPTAGRWCHLQATDIAALTFNPGFEGQDVYFYLNHPIKWARIAGVVVAIQEFSHRIIYTIDDSSGATIECVVATPPQYPAVTNYKNPKDPDTSADGKPLPKTDGPIDIGHVIDIKGGISVFRDVRQIRAEKITHLRTTEQEAVFWQKIALLRKEVLCRPWVVDPKEVRKLRREEEGRVKKSKLTGLERESKRRKLEEDTVVEGEGRPSRVSRKTGLENGTKSGGVLVAEVATDGRHSHHHRTGLERRATTRAEVLHHESGSPDRRRRKTGLEPRRPSVGDGGRPTARLRQPLERPDLDETMSGSHSQLRTGLERRSTRSKAQDPIPSSLRSRQTGPEKTSILEVADHDTALSTSRLTGLERRSLLRKAELGPAVREIKHRKTGLEKSSILEATDDTTLSTTWPTGLEKKSSRTIEQAPASACRSHKTGLERTSRPKRQEMTEDATVVLAVPPPDGRKYPRPWFPIWRTVTVTAQGQPAAATGACVAVTGDSSSSTASKRSHSIPFGSPGWTTERPSVIISTRSDSGSEAEQTIQAVSEESPDGDTTLFSDETSPASGQQPASSTGSGEVAPEVTPTPEVVTQPASPTSSTQPTSTTDLSDTNTVSVITSVNPSGTLQILPTDVPIESTNTGTIPTDAPSSGYPTSQPLITSPIPSPTELISATASVPTDQPSAPSETVSMIVPNIFAAPISTDPPPSQIPQRKDHPAPRIGIKSAGPIGTNKFYNNFFLGNQTSPSYLFPYSVTWARGGGASGTWGMAISHVDASQRVYGQNDPSSGAARYYINPIGIHSVCLSAKELGPGTVLTSDNLTDFSSLVSLRAREGGQAVIQFPLVQGAGFVTGVYNGGQPVVQTGIFFKTVTRASKEAKEGVVKYRLHLEDGTTWLMYAYHTKGEGLNLQVVNNGRAESTGPFYGIVQVAKASDGESEKVYDQACGTYAVGVDLSGGVNGKTGTYRFGFRKQGMYQSPVAQFALPHHLSSFDDGTRGKVTGVKLQTPTKGVAYLVLADSWTMVETELPTGVGFLPWSPEAGEVKGLSEGVRSFVKGVALQEVSQDMLQQSDQNSMYFSGKALAKFASIILVIRDMLGDEALALTALNQLKQAFARFAENRQQFPLVYEGGWGGIVSSASYVTGNSGADFGNSYYNDHHFHYGYFILTAAIIGHLDPSWIPANKAYVNTLVRDVANPSAADQYFPVWRNFDWYHGHSWAHGLFDTLDGKDQESSSEDTMASYALKMWGTVSGDQNLAARGNLMLAVQARSLNSYYLYTESNTVQPKNFIGNKVAGILFENKVDHTTYFGTNIEYVQGIHMLPLLPHTPMVRRKEFVREEWDAYFSGGRAEQVTGGWKGILMGNYGTIDPRGGYDFFSGGGRGGEFKGEWLDGGASLTWYLAYCAALGGL; this is translated from the exons ATGGCCAACTCAGGCAGCGCGTCACCAGAGTTGGAGTTCTACCCACAGTTCTGCTTCCACCTGTCGCCAACAGCAGGTCGTTGGTGTCACTTGCAGGCAACAGACATTGCAGCCTTGACATTCAACCCGGGTTTCGAAG GCCAAGATGTCTACTTCTACCTCAACCATCCCATAAAATGGGCGCGCATTGCCGGCGTCGTGGTCGCCATACAAGAATTTTCCCACAGGATAATCTACACCATTGACGACAGCAGCGGTGCGACCATTGAATGTGTTGTCGCAACCCCGCCCCAGTACCCAGCCGTTACCAACTACAAAAACCCTAAAGACCCCGATACCTCAGCCGATGGGAAGCCTCTTCCTAAAACCGATGGGCCAATTGATATCGGCCACGTAATCGACATCAAAGGTGGTATATCCGTCTTCCGCGATGTGAGGCAAATTCGCGCCGAGAAGATCACCCATCTACGTACGACAGAGCAGGAGGCGGTATTTTGGCAGAAGATTGCCTTGCTAAGGAAGGAGGTCTTGTGCCGACCATGGGTGGTTGATCCGAAGGAGGTCAGGAAGCTcaggagggaagaagaaggaagagtcAAGAAATCGAAGCTGACGGGGCTCGAGCGGGAaagcaagaggaggaagctcgaggaagacacagtggtggagggagagggtagGCCATCACGGGTCTCTCGCAAGACCGGTTTGGAAAATGGCACGAAGAGCGGTGGTGTGctggtggcggaggtggcGACGGATGGCCGccactctcaccaccaccggacAGGACTCGAGCGGCGAGCAACGACGAGGGCGGAAGTGCTGCATCACGAGTCCGGCAGCCCTGACCGTCGTCGGCGGAAGACGGGATTGGAACCGCGGCGTCCGtcggttggtgatggaggacgGCCGACAGCCCGGCTTAGGCAACCGCTGGAGCGACCAGATCTTGATGAGACGATGTCTGGAAGTCACAGTCAGCTTAGAACTGGACTGGAACGACGAAGCACTCGGTCAAAAGCACAGGATCCGATACCTAGCAGTCTTCGATCCCGCCAGACTGGCCCGGAGAAGACAAGCATCTTGGAGGTTGCTGACCATGATACAGCTCTGAGCACAAGCCGGCTGACTGGTCTCGAAAGACGCAGCTTATTGAGGAAAGCAGAGCTCGGGCCAGCAGTCCGTGAAATCAAACACCGAAAGACTGGGCTGGAGAAATCAAGCATATTGGAGGCCACAGACGACACGACGCTGAGCACAACATGGCCAACTGGTCTTGAAAAGAAGAGCTCCCGAACGATCGAACAGGCGCCTGCATCTGCTTGTCGGTCCCATAAGACCGGCCTGGAAAGGACGAGCAGGCCGAAGAGGCAAGAAATGACAGAAGACGCCACT GTCGTCCTAGCTGTCCCACCACCAGACGGCCGGAAGTACCCACGACCTTGGTTCCCGATCTGGAGGACGGTTACCGTCACTGCTCAGGGTCAACCGGCAGCTGCTACTGGTGCTTGCGTGGCGGTGACAGGAGATTCGAGCTCTTCTACCGCCAGCAAGAGGAGCCACTCTATCCCCTTTGGATCGCCTGGGTGGACAACGGAACGTCCTTCGGTCATCATCAGCACACGTTCTGATTCGGGATCGGAGGCGGAGCAGACTATCCAGGCCGTTTCCGAGGAGAGTCCTGACGGGGACACGACTCTCTTTTCGGACGAGACGAGTCCCGCTTCTGGTCAACAACCTGCTAGCAGCACCGGCTCGGGCGAGGTCGCCCCTGAAGTGACACCAACCCCTGAGGTTGTCACACAGCCAGCTTCTCCTACCAGCAGCACGCAACCAACATCGACAACTGACCTCAGTGACACCAACACTGTCAGTGTCATCACCAGTGTCAACCCCTCGGGAACGCTTCAGATCCTGCCCACGGACGTTCCTATCGAGTCGACCAACACGGGCACCATTCCTACCGACGCTCCGTCGAGCGGGTATCCTACCTCTCAACCGCTTATTACTTCCCCTATCCCGTCTCCGACAGAGCTCATCTCTGCCACGGCGTCGGTTCCGACCGATCAGCCGTCCGCACCCTCAGAAACGGTCAGCATGATTGTCCCCAACATTTTCGCGGCGCCGATTTCTACGGACCCGCCCCCGTCTCAGATCCCCCAGAGGAAGGACCACCCCGCCCCTAGGATCGGCATCAAGTCGGCTGGTCCCATTGGGACGAACAAGTTTTACAATAATTTCTTCTTGGGGAATCAGACCTCGCCTAGTTACCTGTTTCCCTACAGTGTCACCTGGGcgaggggaggtggtgcctCGGGGACGTGGGGCATGGCCATTTCGCATGTCGATGCTAGCCAGAGGGTGTATGGGCAGAACGACCCTAGTTCGGGAGCGGCGAGGTATTACATTAATCCTATTGGGATCCACTCGGTGTGCTTGAGCGCGAAGGAGCTCGGGCCGGGGACGGTGTTGACTAGTGACAACCTGACGGACTTTTCGAGCCTGGTGAGCTTGAGGGCGCGAGAGGGGGGCCAGGCGGTGATCCAGTTCCCGCTGGTTCAGGGGGCGGGGTTCGTGACGGGGGTGTACAACGGGGGCCAGCCGGTGGTTCAGACGGGGATCTTCTTCAAGACCGTGACGAGGGCGTCCaaggaggcgaaggagggggtggtcaAGTATAGACTGCATTTGGAGGACGGGACGACGTGGTTAATGTATGCTTATCACAcgaaaggggaggggttgaactTGCAGGTTGTGAACAATGGAAGGGCGGAGTCGACGGGGCCGTTTTATGGCATCGTTCAGGTTGCCAAGGCGAGCGATGGGGAGTCGGAAAAGGTTTACGACCAGGCTTGTGGGACGTATGCGGTGGGGGTTGACCTGAGCGGGGGGGTGAATGGGAAGACGGGGACGTATCGATTTGGGTTTAGGAAGCAGGGGATGTATCAGAGTCCTGTCGCGCAGTTTGCGCTGCCGCATCATCTGAGTTCTTTCGATGATGGGACAAGGGGGAAGGTGACGGGGGTGAAGCTGCAGACGCCGACGAAGGGGGTGGCGTATCTGGTGCTGGCGGACAGCTGGACCATGGTGGAGACGGAGCTGCCAacgggggttgggtttttgCCTTGGAGCCccgaggcgggggaggtgaaggggttgagCGAGGGGGTTAGGAGTTTTGTGAAGGGGGTTGCGTTGCAGGAGGTGAGCCAGGATATGCTGCAGCAAAGCGATCAGAATTCGATGTATTTCAGTGGGAAG GCGTTGGCCAAGTTTGCTAGCATCATCTTGGTTATTCGGGACATGCTTGGTGACGAGGCGCTGGCGTTGACGGCGCTGAACCAGCTCAAGCAGGCGTTCGCGCGGTTCGCCGAGAACAGGCAGCAGTTCCCGCTTGTGTACGAGGGCGGTTGGGGAGGCATCGTCTCTTCGGCGAGCTACGTCACGGGCAACTCTGGCGCCGACTTTGGCAACTCCTACTACAACGACCACCACTTCCACTACGGGTACTTCATCCTCACCGCCGCGATCATTGGACATCTCGATCCTTCCTGGATCCCGGCCAACAAGGCCTACGTCAACACGCTGGTCCGGGACGTGGCCAACCCGAGCGCGGCGGACCAGTACTTCCCCGTGTGGAGGAACTTTGACTGGTACCACGGCCACAGCTGGGCCCATGGGCTGTTCGACACGCTCGACGGCAAGGACCAGGAGTCGAGCTCGGAGGACACGATGGCGTCGTACGCGCTCAAGATGTGGGGGACGGTGAGCGGTGACCAGAACCtggcggcgagggggaaTCTGATGCTGGCTGTGCAGGCGAGGTCGCTGAACTCGTATTACCTGTACACCGAGAGCAACACGGTGCAGCCGAAGAATTTTATTGGGAACAAGGTTGCGGGGATTTTGTTTGAGAACAAGGTGGATCACACGACGTATTTTGGGACGAATATTGAGTATGTGCAGGGGATTCACATGCTGCCTCTGTTGCCGCACACGCccatggtgaggaggaaggagtttGTGAGGGAAGAGTGGGATGCGTACTTTTCGGGAGGGAGGGCGGAGCAGGTCActggggggtggaaggggattTTGATGGGGAATTATGGGACGATTGATCCGAGGGGGGGGTATGACTTTTTTagcgggggaggaaggggaggggaatttaagggggagtggttggACGGGGGGGCGAGTTTGACTTGGTATCTGGCCTATTGTGCGGCgcttggggggttgtga